DNA from Oryzisolibacter sp. LB2S:
CCATTCCCGCGCCCTCCCGCGCCAACGCGCGCGCCGGGGCGTGATAAGGTGATTTTTCGCGCCCGCATCGGCGCGCAGCACCCATCGCCACAAGGAGTCACCATGAAGCACCTCATCCCCACCACCCTGCTGCTGGCCGCCCTGGGCGGCCTGGGCCTGAGCGCGCAGGCCGCCGGCCTGGGCGACGCGCTGCGCGGCCAGCTCGGCGGCGCCGCCGGCGGCGCATCGCCCCTGTCGGCCCTGGGGCTGACCAGCTCGGCCACGGCGGGCAACGCCGCCGGCGTGATCACCTACTGCATGAAGAACAACTACCTGAACGCCGACAAGGCCGCGCAGGTCAAGGACCAGCTCCTGGGCAAGATGGGCCTGGGCCCCAAGGAAGAGCCCAAGGACGAGGGTTACAAGAGCGGCCTGTCGGGCCTGGTCACGGGCTCGGGCGGCAAGAGCTTCAACCTCGACAAGATCAAGGGCGACCTCAAGGAAAAGGCCTGCGACTACGTGCTCGACAACGCCAAGTCGCTGCTCTGAACGCCGCATGCAAGCCACCCGCATCATCGCCGTGCGCCACGGCGAAACCGCCTGGAACGTGGACACGCGCATCCAGGGCCACCTGGACATTCCGCTCAACGACACGGGCCTGTGGCAGGCGCGCCAGCTGGGCCAGGCGCTGGCCGAGGAGCGCGTGGCCGCCATCTACAGCAGCGACCTGCAGCGCGCCTATGCGACGGCCCAGGCCGTGGCCGACAGCACGGGCGCGCCGCTGGCCCGCACGCGCGGCCTGCGCGAGCGCAGCTTCGGCGACTTCCAGGGCCGCACCTTCCGCGAGATCGAGGAACAGTCCCCCGAGCAGGCGCTGCGCTGGCGCAAGCGCGACCCGCATTTCGTGCCCGAGGGCGGCGGCGAATCGCTGGTCATGCTGCGCGAGCGCATCGCCTGCACCGTCGACGAACTTGCCGCGCGCCACCGCGGCCAGCAGATCGTGCTCGTGGCCCATGGCGGCGTGATGGACATGCTCTACCGCCTGGCCACGCGCCTGGACCTGCAGGCGCCGCGCACCTGGCAGCTCACCAACGCCGCCATCAACCGCCTGCTGTGGACCGGCGACCACGGCCTGACCCTCGTGGGCTGGGCCGATACCCAGCACCTGGACGCGCTGCAGGGGCGCGACGAAAGCCACGCATAGCCAGAGAGGCCGTGAACAGCCCGCGCCCATGACGTGGTGGTGAAACCTGGATCCCCGCCTTCGCGGGGATGACGCAGGGGGAAGCTCGTGGGCTGGGCCGACATCGCGGGGATGACGGGGGGAAGCATGGTGCATGGTGGTGAAACCTCGATCGCCGTCCCGGATCAATGTCCGGACATGAGGCGGGCCTTTGATCGGTTGTTTGCTGGAGAGAGACCAAGGGCGCACACGCATGGCGCGGACCGGCGCGTCCTGCCATGATCGCGCGCCACCTGTTCACGCAAGCCATGACCGCCTCGCTACCCGATTCGCGCCTGTCCGCCATTCCCTCGCCATCGCGGCCCACGCATCACCGTTGGTTCTGGCCCATGCTGGTCTGCGCCATGCTGTCCACGGCGACCGGCGCGCTGGGGCTGAGCTACTGGCACTGGCTGTTCAAGCCCCTGACGATGGTGGCGGCTATTGTTTATGTAGCTGTCAGCGCTTGTCACACGGGCGCCAGAGCCATTTTTCACCCTCAATCCCCCTACCCCTGGCTGCTCGGCGCCCTGCTGGGGTCGCTGGCCGGCGACGTGTTTCTGATGCTGCCGGGCAACTGGTTCGTCCCCGGGCTGGTGAGCTTTCTGCTGGCGCATCTGTGCTACATCGCGCTGTTCGGCCAGGGCGTGCCGTGGTTTGGCGCGCGCGCCGCGCTGCTGGTCACGCTGGCGCTGGGTGTGGGCATGTACGCCTTTCTCTGGCAGGGCGGCCTGCCCGCCGCGCTGCGCCTGCCGGTGGCCGCCTACGTGCTGGTCATCGCCCTGATGGCGGCGCAGGCCTGGGCGCGGCGCGCGGCGCTGCCGGGGCGGCCGGCGCTGCTGGTGGCGCTGGGCGCCTGCTGCTTCATGCTCAGCGACGCGCTGCTGGCCACCAACCGCTTCGTGCAGCCGCTGCCGCTGGCGCAGCTGTGGGTGCTGGCCAGCTACTACGCGGCGCAGCTGCTCATCGTGGCCGGCGTGCTGCGCGCACGCTCATAGCCCGGCCTTGTCGACTGCCACGCCCACCGCCTCGTCGCGGGCGATGCGGCCGTCGACCAACTCCACCAGCCGGTCGCAGCGCGCGGCCAGGCGCGGGTCGTGGGTGACGATGATGAAGGCCGTGCCGCGCTCGGCATGGATGCGGCGCATGAGCGCAAACACCTCGGACGAGGAGGCCGTATCCAGGTTGCCCGTGGGCTCGTCGGCCAGCACCAGCGGCGGGTCCATGGCCAGGGCCCGGGCGATGGCCACGCGCTGCTGCATGCCGCCAGAGAGCTCCGCCGGGCGCTTGTGCAGCGCGCCGGCCAGGCCCACGGCGGCCAGCAGCTCGCGTGCGCGGGCATCGTCGCGCGCGTCGATGCGGCCGCCCTGCATGAGGGCCGGCAGCGTCACGTTCTCCAGCGCCGTGAAGGCCGGCAGCAGGTGGTGGAACTGGAACACAAAGCCCAGCGTGCGCCGCCGGCGCAGCGTGAGCTCGGCGTCGGTCAGGCCCTGCACCGACGCGCCCTGCAGCAGGTAGTCGCCCGAGGTGGCGCGCTCGAGCAGCCCGAGGATGTTGAGCAGCGTGCTCTTGCCCGAGCCCGACGGCCCGATGAGGGCGAGGAATTCGCCGGGCTCAACCCGCAGGTCGATGCCGTGCAGCACCTCGGCCTCGGTCGGCGTGCCGACCTGGTAGCTCTTGCGCAGCGCGTGCAGCGCGATCAGCGGTGTGTGTGTCACAACAGCAGTCATGGCATTACAGACGTATGGCCTGGGCCGGGTCCATGGCCGCGGCGCGGCGCGCGGGCATGACGGCGGCGAGCACGCCGCAGAGCGTGGCCAGCAGCGCCATGCGCAGCGCCATGGCCGGCTGCAGCGACACGGCGAACAGCGGCCGGCCGTCGGCCCCATGCACAAAGGTGGTGAATACCCAGACCAGGGCCATGGCCAGCAGCAGGCCCAGCAGCGAGCCCAGCGCGCCCACCACCGCGCCCTGCAGCAGGAACACGCGCAGCATCTGAGCGCGCGTGGCGCCCATGGCGCGCAGGATGCCGATCTCGCGCCCCTTCTGCACCACCGACACCACGAGCACGCTGGCAATGCCCAGCACCACGACGAGCAGCACCACGGCGCGGATGATGGAGGTGCTCACGCCCTGGGCGTTGAGCGCCGAGACCAGCTGCGCGTTGCTCTCCTGCCAGCTGTCCACGCGCAGCGGGTACTGGCGGCGCAGGCGCTCGGCCAGCGCCTGGGCGGCCCAGACGTCGTGCACCTTGAGGTCCAGGTGCGTCGCCCCGCCGGGCAGGCCCTGCAGGTACTGCGCGGCGCGCAGCGGCACGATGACGGTGCGCCGGTTCAGGTCCTTCACGCCCAGGTCCACGAGGGCGGTCACGCGCACCGGCTCGGTGACCTGGCCGGTGCGCAGCGTGAAGCGGTCGCCCACGCGCAGGCCCAGGTCCTGCGCGAGCTCGCGCCCGACGATGGCCTCGCCCGGCTGCAGGCTGGCGCTGCCCGCGACCAGCTTGGCGCGCAGGCCGACGATGCGCTCGTAGCGCTCGAGCTCCACGCCCAGCAGCACGATGGCCAGCGTGGCCTCGGCGCGCTGGGCCAGCCCGGCGCCCGAGACCATGGGCGAGACCGCGGCCACGCCCGGCAGCGCCTCGAGCACCGGCACCAGCGCCTGCCAGTCGGCCACGTCGCGCAGGCGCTGGGCGCGCGGCTGCATGTCGCCGAGCACGGCCACGCCCGCCGCATGCGCCATGGCGGGCGTCACCACGTCCTCGGGCGCACGCAGGCTGATGTGCGCCTGCGCGCCCAGGGTCTTGTTCAGGGTGTTGCTCTGCATGCCGTCGATCAGCGCCGAGATGTAGGCCACCACGGCCACGCCGGCGGCCACGCCGACGATGATGAGCAGCGTCTGCATGCGCCCCTCGCGCAAAAAGCGCCAGGCCACGCGCCATTCGAAGCCGGGCCACCAGGCCAGCGCGGCGCGCCGCATTCAGCGCCCCACGCTCTGCAGCAGGGCCGTGCCCGCGTCGTCGCCCGCGTCGCCCGCGGCGCGCCGGCCCTGCCAGGCGACGGTGCGGGCGCGCACGCGCGTGCCCGGCGCCAGGCCAGGCGCGCGCAGCACCAGGTCGCCCTCGGCCAGGCCGTCCTGCACCTCGAAGGCTTCGAGCGTGCGCAGGCCCACGCGCACCTGGCGCGTGACGGCGCGCCCGTCCTGCAGCACCAGCAGCTCGGCGCTGTCGCCGCGGATGGCCGAGCGCAGCACGGACAGCGGCAGCGCCAGCGCCTGGGCGCGCCGGCCCGTCTCGACCTCGACCGAGAGCGTCATGTCCTCGCGCAGAAAGTCGGGCGGCGGCTCCTGCAGCGCCAGCTTGACCTCGATGGAGCCACGCTGCGCGTCCACGCCCGGGGCGATGCTGAGCACGCGCGCGGCCAGGGGCCGGTCGGCAAAGGCGTCGGCCACCACGGCGGCGTTCTGGCCCGGTCGCAGCTGCTGCAGAAAGCGCTCGTCCACCTGGGCCACGACCTCGGTCGGCCCGGCGAGCGCCAGCGCCAGCAGCGCCTTGCCCGGCTGCACGATCTGGCCCGGCTCCACGCTGCGCAGGATGACGCGGCCCTCGGCCGGCGCGACCAGCGCCGTCTGCGCCAGGCGCGCCTTGGCCAGCGCGGTGGCCGCGTCGGCCGCGCCCAACTGCGCGCGCGCCTGCACGAGGTCGGTGCCGCCATCGCCCTGGGCCTGCCACTGGGCCTGGGCCGCGGCCTGCTGGGCCAGCGCCACGTCGAGCGCGCGGCGCGCCTCGTCGAGCTGCGCCGGGCTGTAGAAGCCCTGCGCCACCAGCGGCCGCACGCGGTCGTAGTGCGCCTGCGCGGCGCGCACGCCGGCCTGCATTTGTTCCAGCTGGGCCTGCACCGCGTGGCGGCCGGTGCTGCGCAGGCCGGACAGGCGGGCCTGGGCCTGGCGCGCGCTGGCCTGGGCCTGGGTGAGCGCGGCGCGCGCCTCGTCCTCCTCGAGCTGCACCAGCAGCTGGCCGGCGCGCACGGCGTCGCCCTCGTCGACGAGCACGCGCTGCACGCGCGCGGTGACGGTGCTGCCCAGCTCCACGCGAGTCTGCGCCTGCACGCGGGCCGAGAACTGCAGGCTGCGCACCAGCGGCGCCTGGCGCGGCGCCACGGCATCGACCTGCACCGGGCGCCACGCCAGCCACAGGCCAGCGGCCAGCAACGCAAGGCCCAGCGCCAGCGCCCAGGCCATGCGCGCGGAGGGGCGCCTCATGCCCCGCCCCCGAACAGGTCGCCCGCGCCACGCCCCTGGGGCGCGGCCACGCCCAGGTGGCGGTAGGCGGCCAGCGTGGCCACGCGCCCGCGCGGCGTGCGCTGCAAAAAGCCCTGCTGGATCAGATAGGGCTCGATCACGTCCTCTATGGTGCCGCTCTCCTCGCCAATGCTCGCGGCGATGTTGTCCAGCCCCACGGGGCCGCCGTCGAAGCGGTGGATCACGGCCTCGAGCAGCTTTCTGTCCATGATGTCGAAGCCCTCGGGGTCCACGTCGAGCAGGGCCAGGGCGCGCTGGGCCATGGTTTGCGTGATGCGCCCGTCGCCCTTCACATCGGCGTAGTCGCGCACGCGGCGCAGCAGGCGGTTGGCGATGCGCGGCGTGCCGCGCGAGCGGCGTGCTATTTCTCCGCCGCCCTCGGGGTCAATCGGCGCGCCCAGCAGCCCGGCCGAGCGCATGACGATCAGCGCCAGCTCGTCCGGCGTGTAGAACTCCAGCCGCGCGACGATGCCGAAGCGGTCGCGCAGCGGGTTGGTGAGCATGCCCGCGCGCGTGGTCGCGCCCACCAGGGTGAAGGGCTGCAGGTCGAGCTTGATGGAGCGCGCCGCCGGGCCCTCGCCGATCATGATGTCGATCTGGTAGTCCTCGAGCGCGGGGTAGAGGATCTCCTCGACGACCGGGCTGAGGCGGTGGATCTCGTCGATGAACAGCACGTCGTTCTTCTCGAGGTTGGTGAGCAGCGCCGCCAGGTCCTTGGGCTTTTCCAGCACCGGGCCGCTGGTCTGGCGCAGGTTCACGCCGAGCTCGTGCGCGATGATGTGCGACAGCGTGGTTTTGCCCAGACCCGGCGGGCCGAACAGCAGCACATGGTCCAGCGCCTCGGCGCGCTTCTTGGCCGCGCCGATGAAGATCTCCAGCTGCTCGCGCGCCTTGGCCTGGCCCACGTATTCCTGCAGCAGCTTGGGGCGCAGCGCGCGCTCTAGCGCCTCCTCCTGCGCGGACGCGGGCGCGGCGGACACCACGCGCTCGCGCGCCGGTGGCGGGGGAAAGGCGGAGAAATCGTCGGTTTGAATGGTCATGCCAGCGGAGAGAAAGCCTGTGAGAGCGGCGCGCGCATTGTCCCCCATCCACCCGGCCCGCCCTGGTGCCAGAGCAGCGACACGGCCATTGGGTAACATCGCTGCCTTCGCGCACGCGCGCCCGTATCCCTTTTGAGAACCTGCGCGGCCCCGCACGGGCCGGCGCCGTCTCCCAGCGAGAACCCCATGACCACCCCCACCCCCCCGAGTTTTTTCAGCCGCATTGCCATCGCCATCGGCAGCTTTTTCGCCATCCTGGGCAATGCCCGCCTGGCCGGCGACATCACGCGCCTGCGCGCGGGCGAGCCACTGGCCGCCGATGCGCCCCCGAAGGAGGTGCGCGTGGAGGTGCCGGTGGAGAAGATCATCGAGACCCGCATCGAGGTGCCCGTCGAAAAGCTGGTCGAGAAAATCGTCGAAAAACATGTGGAGGTCTCCAACGACACCGCGGCCCTGCAGCTTTTGGGCCTGCTGCAGCGCGAGGCGCGCTTTGTGGACTTCATCCAGGAGGACGTGGCGCCCTATGCCGACGCCGAGATCGGCGCCGCCGCGCGCGTGGTGCACGCGGGCTGCCGCAAGGTGCTGGCCGAGCATTTCACGCTCGCGCCCGTGCGCGCCGAGGCCGAGGGCAGCCGCGTGACGCTGGCCGCCGGCTTCGACGCCGCCGCCGTGCGCCTGAGCGGCAACGTGGTCGGCCAGGCGCCGTTCACGGGCCAGCTCACCCACCGCGGCTGGCAGGCCACCGAGGTGCGCCTGCCGCAGCTGACCGACGCACGCGCCGCCGCCATCATTGCCCAGGCCGAGGTGGAGCTCTAAGCCATGAACACTACGAATACGATAGCTGCCAGCGCATACGCAGCAAGCGCCAGCAGCCAAAATCATGCCCAATTCAGCCTGGGCATAGACCTGGGCACCACGCACTGCGCCCTGTCCTGGGTGGACCGCGCCGCCAGCGATGGCGAGAACGTGGTCCAGGGCGTGCTGGACATTCCCCAGCTCTGCGGCCCGGCGAGCGTGCAGGCACTGCCGCTGCTGCCCTCCTTTTTGTACCTGCCGCACGAGAGCGAGCTCACGGCCGCCGACCGGGCCCTGCCCTGGGGCGGCGACGCGCCCGGCCTCATCGGCGAGCTCGCGCGCCAGCGCGGTGCGGCCACGCCGATACGGCTGGTCGCGAGCGCCAAGAGCTGGCTGTGCCACCCCGGCGTGGACCGGCGCGCGCCGCTGCTGCCGGCCGACGCGCCGCCCGAGGTGCAGCGCGTCTCGCCACTGGCGGCCAGCACGCTCTACCTGCAGCACCTCAAGAGCGCCTGGGACGGCGCCCACCCCGAGGCGCCGTTCGACGCCCAGGACATCACCGTGACCATCCCCGCGTCGTTCGACCCGGCCGCGCGCGAGCTCACGGCCGAGGCCTGCCGCGCCGCGGGTTTCCAAAGGCTCACGCTGCTCGAGGAACCCCAGGCCGCGCTCTACAGCTGGATACAGGCAAGCGGCGGCGGCTGGCGCAAGCAGGTGTCGCATGGCGACGTGATCCTGGTCGTGGACGTGGGCGGCGGCACGACCGATCTGTCGCTGATCGCCGTGCGCGAGCAGGACGGCAACCTGGAGCTGCAGCGCGTGGCCGTGGGCGAGCACATCCTGCTCGGCGGCGACAACATGGACCTGGCCCTGGCCTACGGCGTGGCGCGCAAGCTCGCGGCCGAGGGCAAGCAGCTCGACGCCTGGCAGACCCGGGCCCTGGCCCACGGCTGCCGCGCCGCCAAGGAGCAGCTGCTGACTGACGAGACGCTCGAGGCCGTGCCCGTGGTCGTGCCCAGCCGCGGCAGCAAACTGATTGGCGGCAGCCTGCGCACCGAGGTCACGCGCGCCGAGGTGCTGCAGCTGCTGGTCGAGGGCTTCTTCCCCCCGGTTGCCGTGAGCGACAAGCCGGTGCAGCGCGCGCGCGCCGCGCTCACCCAGCTGGGCCTGCCCTACGCGCAGGACGCGGCCGTCACGCGCCACCTGGCGGCCTTTCTCACGCGCCAGGCCGGCGCCACGGCGCAGATCGAGGGCCTGCAGGCCACGCAGGCCGAGGGCGCGAGCTTTCTGCATCCCACGGCCGTGCTGTTCAACGGCGGCGTGCTCAAGGCCGCGCCCATCGAGCGCCGCATCCTCGAGGTGCTCAACGGCTGGCTGGCCGCCGAGGGCGCGCCGCCCGCGCGCCTGCTCACGGGCGCCCACCTGGACCTGGCGGTGGCGCGCGGCGCCGCCTACTTCGGCCATGTCGCGGCCGCGGGCCGCGGCGTGCGCATACGCGGCGGCACGGCGCAGAGCTACTACGTGGGCATCGAATCCAACATGCCGGCCATCCCCGGCATGGAGCCGCCGATCTCCGCCCTGTGCCTGGCGCCCTTCGGCATGGAAGAAGGCACGGAGGTGACGCTAGAGGCCCAGGAATTCGGCCTGGTCGTGGGCGAGCCGGTGCGCCTGCGCTTCTTCGGCTCCAGCGTGCGCCGCAGCGATCAAGTAGGTACCCTGCTTGAGTTCTGGGGCCCCGAGGAGCTCGTGGAGCTGCAGGAGATACAAGCCCAGCTGCCCGCCGAGGGCCGCACGCCCGGCGAGGTCGTGCCCGTGCAGCTGCATGCGCGCGTGACCGATATCGGCACCCTGGAGCTCTACGCCGTGCCCGTGGGCGGCAGCGAGCGCTGGAAGGTGGAGTTCGACACGCGCGCGGGCGCCGCGGCCACCCCATGACCGACCGCCCCGCCTCCCTCACGCCCGCGCCCGGCGGCTACGCCGACTGGCTGGCCGAGCTCAAGGCGCGCATCCATGGCGCCCAGCAGCGCGCGGCGCTGGCCGTGAACCGCGAGCTGGTGCTGCTGTACTGGCAGATCGGCAGCGACATCCTCGAGCGCCAGCAGCGCGAGGGCTGGGGCGCCAAGGTGATCGAGCGCCTGGCGCATGACCTGCGCACGGCGTTTCCGGACATGAAGGGGTTTTCGCGGGCCAACCTGCTGTACATGCGCGCCTTTGCCCAGGCCTGGCCTGACAGCGCAATCGTCCAACAGGCTGTTGGACATTTGCCCTGGGGGCACAACCTGGTGCTGCTCAGCAAGCTCAAGAACCCCGAGCAGCGCCTGGCCTACGCCGAGCGTGCCATCACCCATGGCTGGTCGCGCAATGTGCTGGAAATGCATATCGAAACCCGGTTGCTCGAGCGCGAGGGCAAGGCAGTCACCAATTTCGACCTGCGCCTGCCGGCATCGGGTACGGACCTGGCCCGCCAATCGCTCAAGGATCCGTATCTGTTCGACTTTCTGCGCATCGGCGAAGAGGCTGGAGAGCGGGAAATCGAGGCCGCCCTGGTGCAGCACATCACGCAGTTCCTGCTGGAACTCGGCGCCGGCTTTGCCTTTGTCGGCCGCCAGGTGCTGTTGGACGTGGGCGGCGACGAGTTTTTCATCGACCTGCTGTTCTACCACCTCAAGCTGCGCTGCTATGTGGTGATCGAGCTCAAGGGCGGCAAGTTCAAGCCCGAGCACCTGGGGCAGCTGGGTTTCTACCTCACGGCCGTGGACCGCCAGATCAAGAGCGAGCACGACAACCCCACCATTGGCCTGCTGCTGTGCAAGAGCAAGAACAAGGTCGTCGCCGAATACGCGCTGGGCGACAAGGCCCAGCCCATGGGCGTTGCCGAGTACAAGCTGCTGCAGTCCCTGCCCGCAGAGCTGCAGACCAGCCTGCCCAGCATCGAGCAGATCGAGGCCGAGCTCGCCGAGCGCGACAGGCCGTGACATGAACGCAGAACACCCCCCCTCCCCCGCACGCTTTGCCATCGGCATCGACCTGGGCACCAGCCACACCGTCGTGGCCCATGTGCCGCTGGCCGGCGGTACGGGCGACATTGCCCTGCTGCCCATCGCCCAGCGCGTCTCGGCCGCGGAGGTTGAGGCCCTGACGCTGCTGCCCTCCACGCGCTACCAGGGCACGCCCGATGAGCTTGGCGCGGCCTGGGGCACGCCCTGGCCGCCGCAGGGCGCAAGCGAACAGGCCCCGGCCGTCATCGGCCGCTGGGCGCGCGAGCTGGGCGCCGCCGTGCCCGCGCGCCTGGTGGCAAGCGCCAAGAGCTGGCTGTCGCACGCCGGCGTGGACCGCACGGCGCCGATCCTGCCCTGGGGCGCGCCCGAGGGGGTGGAGAAGATTTCGCCGCTTGCGGCCTCGGCCTCGTACCTGGCCCATGTGCGCGCGGCCTGGGATGCGGCCCACCCCGATGCGCAGCTCGCCGAGCAGGCCGTGGTGCTCACCGTGCCGGCCTCGTTCGACGAGGGCGCGCGCGCGCTCACGCTCGAGGCCGCGCGCCTGGCGGGCCTGCCGGCGGTGCAGCTGCTCGAGGAACCCAAGGCCGCCTTTCACGACTGGCTGGTGCTGCAGGGCGAGCGCCTGGCTGCCGAGCTCGCCGACTGCCGCCTGGTGCTGGTGGTGGACGTGGGCGGCGGCACCACGGACCTGACGCTGATCCGCGTCGAGCCTGCCGAGGATGGCGGCCTGCCGCGCCTCACGCGCAGCGCCGTGGGCGAGCATTTGATGCTGGGCGGCGACAACATGGACCTGACGCTCGCCCACCGGCTCGAACCGCAGTTTGCCCAGGACGGCGAGCGCCTGCCCGCGGCGCGCTTTGCCCAGCTGGTGCAGCGCTGCCGCCTGGCCAAGGAGCAGCTCCTGGCCGAGGATGCGCCCGAATCGGTCACGGTGACGCTGCTCGGCGGCGGCTCCAGGCTGCTCGCGCAGTCGCGCTCGGCCCGGCTCACGCGCGGCGACGTGCTGCACTGCGTGGTCGAGGGCTTTCTGCCGCCGGCGCGCCTGGATGAGCCGCCGGCGCGGCGCCAGGGCGCGCTGCGCGGCCTGGGCCTGCCCTACCCGGCCGATGCCGCCATCACCCGGCATCTGGCGCAGTTTCTCGCCCGGCATGCGGGCGGGGCACTGCCTGATGCATTGCCCGATGCGCTGCTGCTCAACGGCGGCGTGTTCCACGCCCATGCGCTCGCGCAGCGCCTGCAGGAGCAGCTGGCCGCCTGGCGCGGCGCGCCGCTGCGCCTGCTGCACAACCCGCACCCAGACTGGGCCGTGGCGCGCGGCGCGGCCGCCCATGGGCTGGCGCAATATCAATCAAACAGGCCTACAGCGCCCGCCAGACAAGCGCGAGCAGCTACAACAACCATAGTGCCACGCATAGGCGGCGGCGCCGCGCGCAGCTACTGGCTGGTGCTGCCGGCCAAGACGGGCGCCGCCCCCCAGGGCATCTGCCTGCTGCCACGCGGCACCGAGGAGGGCACGCGCATCACCCTGACCGGCCGGCGCTTTGCGCTGCAGCTCGGCCAGCCCGTGCGCTTTGCGCTCGTGGCGCGCAGCCAGGGCCAGGCCCAGGCCGGGCAGATGGCGCCGCTCGAGGGCGAGGGCTGGGTGGAGCTGCCGCCGCTGGCCACCGTGCTGCCCGCACCCGAGGGCCGCGCCACGGCGCGCGTCGAGGTGCAGCTGCAGGCCTGCATGAGCGAGGTCGGCGTGCTGGAGCTGCGCTGCATCGACGCGCAGGATGGAGCGCAGTCCTGGCTGCTGCCGTTTGCCGTGCGCGGGGCCGGCCCTCACCCCACCCCTCTCCCAGAGGGAGAGGGAGATGAAAACCCAGCCGACCGATCGCCCTCGCCCCTATGGGGAGAGAGCCTGCCCCCGGCTCGAACGGGGGGGGGCGTGAGGGGCCAGCCGCAGCCGGCCATCGACCTGATCGACCGCATCTACGGCAACCAGAGCCAGGAGGTGAGCGCCAAAGAGGTGCGCCAGCTGCGCCAGTCGCTCGAGAA
Protein-coding regions in this window:
- a CDS encoding DUF2760 domain-containing protein; protein product: MTTPTPPSFFSRIAIAIGSFFAILGNARLAGDITRLRAGEPLAADAPPKEVRVEVPVEKIIETRIEVPVEKLVEKIVEKHVEVSNDTAALQLLGLLQREARFVDFIQEDVAPYADAEIGAAARVVHAGCRKVLAEHFTLAPVRAEAEGSRVTLAAGFDAAAVRLSGNVVGQAPFTGQLTHRGWQATEVRLPQLTDARAAAIIAQAEVEL
- a CDS encoding Hsp70 family protein, which codes for MNTTNTIAASAYAASASSQNHAQFSLGIDLGTTHCALSWVDRAASDGENVVQGVLDIPQLCGPASVQALPLLPSFLYLPHESELTAADRALPWGGDAPGLIGELARQRGAATPIRLVASAKSWLCHPGVDRRAPLLPADAPPEVQRVSPLAASTLYLQHLKSAWDGAHPEAPFDAQDITVTIPASFDPAARELTAEACRAAGFQRLTLLEEPQAALYSWIQASGGGWRKQVSHGDVILVVDVGGGTTDLSLIAVREQDGNLELQRVAVGEHILLGGDNMDLALAYGVARKLAAEGKQLDAWQTRALAHGCRAAKEQLLTDETLEAVPVVVPSRGSKLIGGSLRTEVTRAEVLQLLVEGFFPPVAVSDKPVQRARAALTQLGLPYAQDAAVTRHLAAFLTRQAGATAQIEGLQATQAEGASFLHPTAVLFNGGVLKAAPIERRILEVLNGWLAAEGAPPARLLTGAHLDLAVARGAAYFGHVAAAGRGVRIRGGTAQSYYVGIESNMPAIPGMEPPISALCLAPFGMEEGTEVTLEAQEFGLVVGEPVRLRFFGSSVRRSDQVGTLLEFWGPEELVELQEIQAQLPAEGRTPGEVVPVQLHARVTDIGTLELYAVPVGGSERWKVEFDTRAGAAATP
- a CDS encoding FtsX-like permease family protein; translated protein: MRRAALAWWPGFEWRVAWRFLREGRMQTLLIIVGVAAGVAVVAYISALIDGMQSNTLNKTLGAQAHISLRAPEDVVTPAMAHAAGVAVLGDMQPRAQRLRDVADWQALVPVLEALPGVAAVSPMVSGAGLAQRAEATLAIVLLGVELERYERIVGLRAKLVAGSASLQPGEAIVGRELAQDLGLRVGDRFTLRTGQVTEPVRVTALVDLGVKDLNRRTVIVPLRAAQYLQGLPGGATHLDLKVHDVWAAQALAERLRRQYPLRVDSWQESNAQLVSALNAQGVSTSIIRAVVLLVVVLGIASVLVVSVVQKGREIGILRAMGATRAQMLRVFLLQGAVVGALGSLLGLLLAMALVWVFTTFVHGADGRPLFAVSLQPAMALRMALLATLCGVLAAVMPARRAAAMDPAQAIRL
- the ruvB gene encoding Holliday junction branch migration DNA helicase RuvB; protein product: MTIQTDDFSAFPPPPARERVVSAAPASAQEEALERALRPKLLQEYVGQAKAREQLEIFIGAAKKRAEALDHVLLFGPPGLGKTTLSHIIAHELGVNLRQTSGPVLEKPKDLAALLTNLEKNDVLFIDEIHRLSPVVEEILYPALEDYQIDIMIGEGPAARSIKLDLQPFTLVGATTRAGMLTNPLRDRFGIVARLEFYTPDELALIVMRSAGLLGAPIDPEGGGEIARRSRGTPRIANRLLRRVRDYADVKGDGRITQTMAQRALALLDVDPEGFDIMDRKLLEAVIHRFDGGPVGLDNIAASIGEESGTIEDVIEPYLIQQGFLQRTPRGRVATLAAYRHLGVAAPQGRGAGDLFGGGA
- a CDS encoding ABC transporter ATP-binding protein: MTAVVTHTPLIALHALRKSYQVGTPTEAEVLHGIDLRVEPGEFLALIGPSGSGKSTLLNILGLLERATSGDYLLQGASVQGLTDAELTLRRRRTLGFVFQFHHLLPAFTALENVTLPALMQGGRIDARDDARARELLAAVGLAGALHKRPAELSGGMQQRVAIARALAMDPPLVLADEPTGNLDTASSSEVFALMRRIHAERGTAFIIVTHDPRLAARCDRLVELVDGRIARDEAVGVAVDKAGL
- a CDS encoding histidine phosphatase family protein, whose protein sequence is MQATRIIAVRHGETAWNVDTRIQGHLDIPLNDTGLWQARQLGQALAEERVAAIYSSDLQRAYATAQAVADSTGAPLARTRGLRERSFGDFQGRTFREIEEQSPEQALRWRKRDPHFVPEGGGESLVMLRERIACTVDELAARHRGQQIVLVAHGGVMDMLYRLATRLDLQAPRTWQLTNAAINRLLWTGDHGLTLVGWADTQHLDALQGRDESHA
- a CDS encoding DUF2501 domain-containing protein; translated protein: MKHLIPTTLLLAALGGLGLSAQAAGLGDALRGQLGGAAGGASPLSALGLTSSATAGNAAGVITYCMKNNYLNADKAAQVKDQLLGKMGLGPKEEPKDEGYKSGLSGLVTGSGGKSFNLDKIKGDLKEKACDYVLDNAKSLL
- a CDS encoding efflux RND transporter periplasmic adaptor subunit, with product MRRPSARMAWALALGLALLAAGLWLAWRPVQVDAVAPRQAPLVRSLQFSARVQAQTRVELGSTVTARVQRVLVDEGDAVRAGQLLVQLEEDEARAALTQAQASARQAQARLSGLRSTGRHAVQAQLEQMQAGVRAAQAHYDRVRPLVAQGFYSPAQLDEARRALDVALAQQAAAQAQWQAQGDGGTDLVQARAQLGAADAATALAKARLAQTALVAPAEGRVILRSVEPGQIVQPGKALLALALAGPTEVVAQVDERFLQQLRPGQNAAVVADAFADRPLAARVLSIAPGVDAQRGSIEVKLALQEPPPDFLREDMTLSVEVETGRRAQALALPLSVLRSAIRGDSAELLVLQDGRAVTRQVRVGLRTLEAFEVQDGLAEGDLVLRAPGLAPGTRVRARTVAWQGRRAAGDAGDDAGTALLQSVGR
- a CDS encoding PDDEXK nuclease domain-containing protein translates to MTDRPASLTPAPGGYADWLAELKARIHGAQQRAALAVNRELVLLYWQIGSDILERQQREGWGAKVIERLAHDLRTAFPDMKGFSRANLLYMRAFAQAWPDSAIVQQAVGHLPWGHNLVLLSKLKNPEQRLAYAERAITHGWSRNVLEMHIETRLLEREGKAVTNFDLRLPASGTDLARQSLKDPYLFDFLRIGEEAGEREIEAALVQHITQFLLELGAGFAFVGRQVLLDVGGDEFFIDLLFYHLKLRCYVVIELKGGKFKPEHLGQLGFYLTAVDRQIKSEHDNPTIGLLLCKSKNKVVAEYALGDKAQPMGVAEYKLLQSLPAELQTSLPSIEQIEAELAERDRP